From one Parambassis ranga chromosome 5, fParRan2.1, whole genome shotgun sequence genomic stretch:
- the cd8a gene encoding T-cell surface glycoprotein CD8 alpha chain isoform X2, giving the protein MDQKWIQVLVILMLFQKASSGAVKTVKDREKVEITCHPGPGNMIVWFRVLDGHSVEFIGSYSLNGVIKTTGPSYSRFSYNPNTLTVKSFDRGLDSGTYCCAALVKGIELRFGNITRLSGEIMKSPIPVQPTQATLQKNPSTTTTACYCPENQKQPGATSASMSCHPIMLGGLAGGCGLLLLLLIVTTLYCNRIRTRRCPHHYKRKPRMAALEKQQHI; this is encoded by the exons ATGGACCAAAAATGGATTCAGGTTCTGGTGATTCTGATGCTCTTTCAAA AAGCTTCATCAGGAGCTGTCAAAACAGTCAAGGATAGGGAGAAGGTTGAAATCACATGTCACCCTGGGCCAGGCAACATGATTGTCTGGTTTCGAGTGCTAGACGGACATAGTGTGGAGTTCATTGGATCTTACAGTTTGAATGGCGTGATAAAGACAACTGGACCGAGCTACAGCCGCTTCTCTTACAACCCAAATACTCTGACAGTTAAATCCTTTGACAGAGGTCTTGACAGCGGCACTTACTGCTGCGCAGCTCTTGTCAAAGGCATTGAACTTAGATTTGGAAATATAACCCGACTATCTGGAG AAATTATGAAAAGCCCAATACCAGTACAGCCGACACAAGCCACCCTCCAAAAAAATCCGTCCACAACAACCACGGCCTGCTATTGTCCAGAAAACCAGAAACAGCCAG GGGCAACAAGTGCTTCCATGTCCTGTCATCCCATCATGCTGGGCGGACTGGCCGGCGGCTgtggtcttcttcttctgctccttaTCGTTACCACCTTATACTGCAATC GAATAAGGACAAGGAGATGTCCACACCATTACAAAAGAAA ACCGCGGATGGCGGCtcttgaaaaacaacaacacatttaa
- the cd8a gene encoding T-cell surface glycoprotein CD8 alpha chain isoform X1, whose amino-acid sequence MDQKWIQVLVILMLFQKASSGAVKTVKDREKVEITCHPGPGNMIVWFRVLDGHSVEFIGSYSLNGVIKTTGPSYSRFSYNPNTLTVKSFDRGLDSGTYCCAALVKGIELRFGNITRLSGEEIMKSPIPVQPTQATLQKNPSTTTTACYCPENQKQPGATSASMSCHPIMLGGLAGGCGLLLLLLIVTTLYCNRIRTRRCPHHYKRKPRMAALEKQQHI is encoded by the exons ATGGACCAAAAATGGATTCAGGTTCTGGTGATTCTGATGCTCTTTCAAA AAGCTTCATCAGGAGCTGTCAAAACAGTCAAGGATAGGGAGAAGGTTGAAATCACATGTCACCCTGGGCCAGGCAACATGATTGTCTGGTTTCGAGTGCTAGACGGACATAGTGTGGAGTTCATTGGATCTTACAGTTTGAATGGCGTGATAAAGACAACTGGACCGAGCTACAGCCGCTTCTCTTACAACCCAAATACTCTGACAGTTAAATCCTTTGACAGAGGTCTTGACAGCGGCACTTACTGCTGCGCAGCTCTTGTCAAAGGCATTGAACTTAGATTTGGAAATATAACCCGACTATCTGGAG AAGAAATTATGAAAAGCCCAATACCAGTACAGCCGACACAAGCCACCCTCCAAAAAAATCCGTCCACAACAACCACGGCCTGCTATTGTCCAGAAAACCAGAAACAGCCAG GGGCAACAAGTGCTTCCATGTCCTGTCATCCCATCATGCTGGGCGGACTGGCCGGCGGCTgtggtcttcttcttctgctccttaTCGTTACCACCTTATACTGCAATC GAATAAGGACAAGGAGATGTCCACACCATTACAAAAGAAA ACCGCGGATGGCGGCtcttgaaaaacaacaacacatttaa
- the cd8b gene encoding uncharacterized protein cd8b, giving the protein MTLLLLGWSLLTVLRWTSGSDLVLSQQNLTVLYPKINSSEIIECDCLDFSCDAVFWFRISSSNLMEFIGKCNNADRVNWGKVDSSKYKSFKRGASFVLRIIRVTEADQGIYSCVLKDTKNEVWKRGTLLLPGVTPPTQPPKTKPKPSDRSSCRCKGSNSPKDGCDSLILWPLVGLVAGLGLTLLCILYYFSRLPKKCRHQFMKKRQMT; this is encoded by the exons ATGACCTTGCTGCTGCTGGGATGGTCGCTGCTGACAGTATTGCGTTGGACATCTG GTTCAGACCTGGTCCTTTCTCAGCAAAACCTCACTGTCCTTTATCCTAAGATCAACAGTTCTGAGATAATTGAGTGTGACTGTCTTGACTTCTCCTGTGATGCCGTCTTCTGGTTCCGCATTAGCAGTAGTAACTTGATGGAGTTCATAGGCAAGTGCAACAACGCTGACCGTGTTAACTGGGGCAAGGTGGACAGTTCAAAGTATAAATCCTTTAAGAGGGGCGCATCCTTTGTGTTACGCATCATCAGAGTGACAGAGGCGGACCAAGGGATTTATTCCTGTGTTCTAAAGGACACAAAGAATGAAGTATGGAAACGTGGGACTCTTCTTCTGCCGGGAG TGACCCCTCCAACGCAGCCCCCGAAGACCAAACCTAAACCGTCAGACCGATCATCCTGTCGCTGCAAAGGCAGCAACAGTCCAAAAG ATGGCTGTGACTCTCTGATTCTGTGGCCGCTGGTTGGACTGGTCGCAGGCTTGGGTCTCACTCTCCTCTGCATACTGTACTATTTCAGCC GGCTTCCAAAAAAATGTCGCCACCAATTTATGAA GAAGAGGCAGATGACCTAA
- the zmat1 gene encoding zinc finger matrin-type protein 1, producing MDDMSVCSPLTAESDALNNTTSTPYAASITDADKVINTKIDSSQVEGDKSEEELLKGLLTDGYCHVCEAVLLFESQRLSHYEGKKHAQKLRVYLQAKRAEKMSQESARPQRIMSTDKDRFCELCNMVFSSHVVAISHYEGKVHAKNLRKQGRYPPDRTTEILPLPILTQDFSQESEQKSSTECSTEHHLHPAATRANPEVDLKDPSKYCGLCAASFNNPQMAMQHYNGRKHQRNQARQEMLNELGDDVQQANSLLCQMCSVQFNSVEMYQAHMQGNKHQTREKKVIDLCKSQQKVYSTFADELADYIQVQKARGLTPKTSQVLCDTQNQDGDEDKEDQEDLNKGDVTHQNNPTPAETWRPSYQGQSWPTHGWNCPPPFPPCSGPSQFTGLTIKRKRHRKQSSSTSCTSSSYSSYSSSTSDSDDSNNKCREKRRVRKSWRARGRRSRDEESEKEEKKKRRLRRHSNSQERREQSAESNDEGRRKKRKNQSKQRRKEKMSPEDNFEVETEERLMDSLKPEGVMMNRKQAQVYFPAAVNVEVGEAGKDDPAKPKYKKEKKKTREKADTRTDEEKLWDDSILGC from the exons atggacgacatgagTGTCTGTTCTCCGCTAACTGCGGAGTCAGACGCTCTAAATAACACCACCAGTACCCCTTACGCGGCCTCTATCACAGATGCTGACAAAGTAATAAACACTAAAATAGATAGTTCCCAGGTTGAAG GAGACAAGAGTGAAGAGGAGCTACTAAAGGGTCTCCTCACTGATGGTTACTGCCATGTGTGCGAGGCTGTGCTGTTGTTTGAATCTCAGCGACTGTCCCACTATGAG GGAAAGAAACACGCTCAGAAACTCAGGGTGTATTTGCAAGCAAAAAGAGCAGAGAAGATGAGCCAAGAGTCTGCAAGGCCCCAG CGAATCATGTCAACTGATAAAGACCGTTTCTGTGAGCTGTGTAACATGGTGTTTAGTTCCCATGTGGTGGCAATATCACACTATGAAGGCAAGGTCCATGCAAAAAATCTTCGTAAACAAGGCCGTTATCCACCAG ACAGGACTACAGAAATACTGCCTTTGCCAATTCTCACTCAGGACTTTTCTCAAGAATCTGAGCAGAAATCATCCACAGAGTGTAGTACAGAGCATCACCTTCACCCAGCAGCCACCAGAGCTAACCCAGAAGTTGATCTGAAGGACCCTAGCAAGTACTGTGGCCTTTGTGCTGCCTCCTTCAACAATCCTCAGATGGCCATGCAGCACTACAATGGACGCAAACACCAGCGAAATCAGGCCAGACAGGAGATGCTCAATGAGCTAGGAGACGATGTACAGCAAG CCAACTCCCTGTTGTGTCAGATGTGTAGTGTGCAATTTAACTCTGTGGAAATGTACCAGGCCCACATGCAGGGAAACAAACACCAGACCAG GGAGAAGAAGGTCATCGACCTTTGCAAATCTCAACAAAAAGTCTACAGTACGTTTGCAGACGAACTGGCTGATTACATTCAGGTGCAGAAGGCTCGTGGACTCACCCCCAAGACCAGTCAAGTCCTTTGTGACACACAAAATCAGGATGGTGATGAAGATAAAGAGGATCAGGAAGATTTAAATAAGGGGGATGTGACACATCAGAACAACCCTACACCTGCTGAAACATGGCGTCCTTCTTATCAGGGCCAGTCCTGGCCCACCCACGGCTGGAACTGTCCTCCCCCATTCCCCCCATGCTCAGGTCCTTCACAGTTCACTGGTTTGACCataaagagaaaaagacacagaaaacagtcaagCTCCACCTCATGTACATCCTCCTCATATTCTtcttacagcagcagcacaagtgACAGCGATGACAGTAATAATAAGtgcagagaaaagaggagggtTAGAAAATCATGGAGGGCAAGAGGCAGGAGGAGTAGAGATGAGGAGTcagaaaaggaggagaagaaaaagaggcGCCTGAGGAGACACAGTAACTCACAGGAAAGAAGAGAGCAATCTGCAGAGTCCAATGATgaggggaggagaaaaaaacgaaaaaatCAAAGCAAGCAGAGACGGAAAGAAAAAATGTCTCCGGAGGACAACTTTGAGGTGGAGACTGAGGAGAGGCTGATGGACAGTTTAAAGCCTGAAGGTGTGATGATGAATAGAAAACAAGCACAAGTGTATTTTCCTGCTGCAGTTAATGTTGAGGTTGGGGAGGCTGGAAAGGATGACCCAGCTAAGCCCAAATataagaaggagaagaagaaaacaagagagaaaGCAGACACTAGGACAGACGAGGAGAAGCTGTGGGATGACTCCATTCTGGGTTGTTAA
- the gnrh2 gene encoding progonadoliberin-2: MCVSRLALLLGLLLCLGTQLSYAQHWSHGWYPGGKRELDSFSTSEISEEIKLCEARECSYLRPQRRSFLRNIVLDALARELQKRK, encoded by the exons ATGTGTGTATCTCGTCTTGCTTTGCTACTGGGGCTGCTTCTGTGCTTGGGGACTCAGCTGTCCTATGCCCAGCACTGGTCTCATGGCTGGTACCCTGGAGGCAAGAGGGAGCTGGACTCCTTCAGCACTTCAGAG atttcAGAGGAGATTAAGCTGTGTGAGGCGAGGGAATGCAGCTACTTAAGACCCCAGAGGAGGAGTTTCCTGAGAAACATTGTA CTGGATGCATTAGCCAGGGAGCTCCAGAAGAGGAAGTGA